The following proteins are encoded in a genomic region of Aliiroseovarius sp. F47248L:
- the recF gene encoding DNA replication/repair protein RecF yields MLALRELTLSHFRSHRVARLTLDGRPVAIHGRNGAGKTNILEAISMLSPGRGLRRATVDEMIRRPEGVGWKITATLQSLHQLHEVETWIEHGGTRQVRIDNKSAPQVALGRIARMVWLVPVMDRLWVEGADGRRRFLDRMTMSFEPHHADAVLTYEKAMRERNRLLKDGQRDSHWYDALEAQMARAAAEIGKNRVAALTQLIAAQAEAETSFPAAELSLIQPDEAKLPDTEDELALAFADSRPRDLMAGRTLVGPHRTDLVAIYSAKGIAARDCSTGEQKALLVSLILANSRALARDFGAPPILLLDEVAAHLDAGRRAALYDEVCALDAQAFMTGTGPELFTELGDRACHIEVSEADGSSHIEEVTP; encoded by the coding sequence ATGCTGGCCTTGCGAGAGTTGACCCTGAGCCATTTTCGAAGTCACCGCGTTGCGCGACTGACGCTGGACGGCCGACCTGTGGCAATCCACGGTCGCAATGGGGCGGGTAAGACCAATATCCTTGAAGCAATCTCCATGTTGTCACCGGGGCGCGGTCTACGTCGTGCGACAGTGGATGAGATGATCCGACGACCCGAGGGTGTCGGCTGGAAGATCACCGCGACCCTACAAAGCCTGCATCAATTGCACGAGGTCGAGACCTGGATCGAACACGGCGGCACGCGGCAGGTGCGCATTGATAACAAATCCGCCCCACAAGTCGCCCTTGGCCGGATCGCCCGTATGGTTTGGCTGGTTCCGGTGATGGATCGCCTGTGGGTCGAAGGAGCCGATGGACGCAGGCGGTTTCTGGACCGGATGACCATGAGCTTTGAACCGCATCACGCAGACGCCGTTCTGACCTATGAAAAAGCCATGCGCGAACGCAATCGCTTGTTGAAGGACGGTCAGCGTGACAGTCACTGGTACGACGCGCTGGAAGCGCAGATGGCGCGCGCCGCCGCCGAGATTGGCAAGAACCGAGTGGCCGCCCTGACGCAGTTGATCGCGGCGCAGGCAGAAGCCGAAACCTCTTTTCCGGCGGCTGAATTGTCACTAATCCAGCCAGATGAGGCCAAACTTCCGGATACCGAGGACGAGTTGGCATTGGCCTTTGCCGACAGCCGACCGCGCGATTTGATGGCCGGGCGCACCCTAGTCGGCCCACACCGCACTGATCTGGTCGCCATCTATTCCGCAAAGGGGATTGCCGCGCGGGATTGCTCGACCGGCGAACAGAAGGCGCTTTTGGTCTCGTTGATATTGGCCAACAGTCGCGCCTTGGCACGGGATTTTGGCGCACCGCCAATTTTGCTGCTGGACGAAGTGGCGGCACATCTTGATGCTGGCCGCCGTGCCGCGCTGTATGACGAGGTTTGCGCATTGGATGCGCAAGCCTTCATGACGGGCACTGGCCCCGAGCTGTTTACAGAACTGGGCGACCGCGCCTGCCACATCGAAGTCAGCGAAGCCGATGGAAGCTCGCACATTGAAGAGGTGACACCATGA
- a CDS encoding VOC family protein has protein sequence MKTNRVTLITLGVKDIARACAFYEAIGWVPSEVQDKVAFFDMNGMKFGFYLLDGLAEDTGKPVETLKTGAMTLGQNFPTETEVNAAYEKALSAGATEVTRPEKIFWGGYSGYFADPDGHLWEYAMNPYWELDEDGHLK, from the coding sequence ATGAAGACCAATCGCGTGACGCTGATCACCCTTGGCGTCAAAGACATCGCCCGTGCCTGCGCGTTTTACGAAGCCATCGGGTGGGTACCATCCGAGGTGCAGGACAAGGTCGCATTCTTCGACATGAACGGCATGAAGTTTGGGTTCTATCTGTTGGACGGTTTGGCTGAAGACACGGGGAAGCCAGTTGAAACGCTCAAGACCGGTGCCATGACGCTGGGTCAGAACTTCCCGACAGAAACCGAAGTCAACGCAGCCTACGAAAAAGCGCTTTCAGCGGGCGCCACCGAGGTCACGCGCCCTGAAAAAATCTTTTGGGGTGGCTATTCAGGCTATTTCGCGGACCCTGACGGTCACCTTTGGGAATACGCTATGAACCCATATTGGGAGCTGGATGAGGACGGCCACCTAAAATGA
- the dnaA gene encoding chromosomal replication initiator protein DnaA, translating to MTNEEWGLVRNKLQKAVGQNNYTNWIEPLEFADLKNGVATFLVPTNFMGNWVDRNFGDKILHQMVGEGLKVSRLDFEVPSRTAMAKPASATGDADTSPSLAKTTKTDQDDLPGAPLYDRFTFDNFVVGKPNELAHAAARRVAEGGPVTFNPLFLYGGVGLGKTHLMHAIAHEMTTRNPDLRVVYLSAEQFMYRFVQALREKQMMDFKQLFRSVDVLMVDDVQFIAGKDSTQEEFFHTFNALVDQNKQIIISGDRAPGEIKDLEDRIKSRLQCGLVVDLHPTDYELRLGVLQNKLKAYREQYNGLVIADGVLEFIAHRISTNVRVLEGALMRLFAFASLVGREVTMELAQDCLGDILRASDRKVTVEEIQRKVSEHYNIRLSDLIGPKRVRTIARPRQVAMYLAKHMTSRSLPEIGRRFGGRDHTTVMHGVKRIDELKGADDQIAEDLELLRRALEA from the coding sequence ATGACGAACGAAGAATGGGGACTTGTTCGAAACAAGCTGCAAAAAGCAGTCGGGCAGAACAATTACACCAATTGGATTGAACCACTGGAATTTGCCGATCTGAAGAACGGCGTGGCCACGTTTCTGGTGCCAACCAATTTTATGGGCAATTGGGTGGATCGTAATTTCGGCGACAAGATCCTGCATCAGATGGTGGGTGAAGGGCTAAAAGTCTCGCGACTGGATTTCGAGGTTCCATCAAGAACAGCTATGGCAAAACCGGCTTCTGCGACGGGTGACGCTGACACTTCGCCAAGTCTGGCAAAGACAACCAAAACGGATCAGGACGACTTGCCCGGCGCGCCGCTTTATGACCGGTTCACCTTTGATAATTTCGTCGTAGGCAAGCCCAACGAACTGGCCCACGCTGCTGCCCGACGTGTCGCCGAAGGCGGCCCGGTTACGTTCAATCCGCTGTTTCTGTATGGCGGCGTTGGTTTGGGCAAGACCCACCTGATGCATGCCATCGCGCATGAGATGACGACCCGAAACCCGGACCTTCGTGTGGTCTATCTTTCTGCTGAACAGTTCATGTATCGCTTCGTGCAGGCTCTGCGTGAAAAGCAGATGATGGATTTCAAACAACTGTTCCGTTCGGTTGATGTCCTGATGGTGGATGATGTGCAATTCATCGCTGGCAAGGACAGCACGCAGGAAGAATTTTTTCACACTTTCAATGCGTTGGTTGACCAGAACAAGCAGATCATCATTTCCGGCGACCGCGCACCGGGTGAGATCAAGGACCTGGAAGACCGCATCAAAAGCCGTCTGCAATGCGGGCTTGTGGTGGACCTGCATCCGACAGACTATGAGTTGCGCCTTGGTGTTCTTCAAAACAAACTCAAAGCGTATCGCGAGCAGTATAACGGGCTGGTGATCGCAGATGGCGTGCTGGAATTCATCGCGCACCGCATCTCGACCAATGTGAGGGTGCTGGAAGGCGCGTTGATGCGTCTGTTCGCATTTGCCTCGCTTGTCGGACGTGAAGTGACGATGGAGCTGGCGCAAGATTGTCTAGGAGACATCCTTCGCGCATCGGATCGCAAGGTGACGGTCGAAGAAATCCAACGCAAAGTCAGCGAGCATTACAACATCCGATTGTCCGATTTGATCGGCCCTAAACGCGTGCGCACCATCGCCCGTCCGCGACAAGTGGCGATGTATCTGGCCAAGCACATGACCTCGCGGTCTTTGCCTGAAATCGGGCGCCGTTTTGGCGGTCGCGATCACACCACCGTCATGCACGGGGTGAAACGGATTGACGAGTTAAAGGGTGCCGACGATCAGATCGCCGAAGATCTTGAACTTCTGCGCCGCGCGCTTGAGGCCTGA
- a CDS encoding heme biosynthesis HemY N-terminal domain-containing protein, producing MLWSLFKIILFVTAIALLTLGAGFLMETEGGIRIAVGSTEFNLEPLQAVIAAVLLVVAIWLAIIVLGLIVAFIRFVNGDETAISRYFDRSRERKGYEALAEGMIALASGEGSTAMSKASRAEKYLHRPELTNLLTAQAAEMTGDKRKADEVYRRLLKDQRTQFVGVRGIMKQKLAEGDTETAMKLAQKAFALKPRHTETQDVLLGLQAQHNDWSGARKTLGAKLKYGDLPRDVHKRRDAVLALSEAKGVLNEGNDIKAREAAIEANRLSPDLVPAAVMAARTYIENGKPRYATRVLVKAWTAQPHPDIATAFAEIVPDETPADRLIRFRALTKHRDGDPETRMLLTELNIAAEDYAEARKALGDLPDVLPSQRALTLLAAIERGQGADDQTVRALLARAVTAPRGPQWVCENCNHVHAAWTPICDGCQGFDTLAWTSAPETDHAMQGGAEMLPMIVGAAEDVDDTTELLDPDDGAENVVLEAEVLDDETASEGDTSKPS from the coding sequence ATGCTTTGGTCTCTTTTCAAGATTATCCTATTCGTGACTGCCATCGCTCTGCTGACGCTGGGGGCTGGGTTTCTGATGGAAACTGAAGGTGGCATTCGTATCGCCGTGGGTTCGACCGAGTTTAATCTGGAGCCGCTTCAGGCGGTCATCGCCGCGGTGCTTCTTGTGGTGGCGATTTGGCTTGCGATCATCGTTCTTGGCTTGATCGTGGCGTTTATCCGTTTCGTGAATGGGGACGAGACAGCGATTTCACGGTATTTCGACCGCTCGCGCGAACGTAAAGGATACGAGGCGTTGGCCGAAGGCATGATCGCGTTGGCGTCCGGCGAAGGCAGCACGGCCATGTCCAAGGCCAGCCGGGCCGAGAAATATCTGCACCGCCCCGAACTGACCAACCTATTGACTGCGCAGGCTGCGGAAATGACCGGTGACAAGCGAAAGGCGGACGAGGTGTATCGCCGTTTGCTGAAAGACCAACGGACGCAGTTTGTCGGTGTACGTGGGATCATGAAGCAAAAACTGGCAGAAGGGGACACCGAAACCGCGATGAAATTGGCGCAAAAAGCGTTTGCGTTGAAACCCCGCCATACCGAAACACAGGACGTGTTGCTTGGCTTGCAAGCCCAGCACAATGATTGGTCAGGTGCGCGCAAGACGTTGGGGGCAAAGTTGAAATACGGCGATCTGCCGCGCGATGTGCATAAACGTCGCGATGCGGTTCTTGCGCTGTCCGAAGCCAAAGGCGTTCTGAACGAAGGCAATGACATCAAGGCGCGCGAAGCCGCGATTGAAGCCAATCGTCTGTCGCCTGATCTGGTGCCTGCCGCGGTAATGGCCGCCCGCACTTACATCGAAAACGGCAAACCGCGCTATGCCACGCGGGTTCTGGTCAAGGCGTGGACCGCACAGCCACACCCAGATATTGCCACCGCTTTTGCCGAGATTGTGCCTGACGAAACGCCCGCTGACCGGCTGATACGGTTTCGCGCGCTGACCAAACATCGCGATGGCGATCCCGAGACTCGGATGTTGTTGACCGAGCTGAACATCGCCGCCGAGGATTATGCCGAGGCCCGTAAGGCTCTGGGCGATCTGCCCGATGTCCTGCCCAGCCAACGCGCCCTGACGCTTCTGGCCGCAATTGAACGCGGTCAAGGTGCCGATGATCAGACAGTGCGCGCGCTCTTGGCCCGTGCTGTTACAGCGCCGCGCGGCCCGCAATGGGTGTGCGAGAACTGCAATCATGTGCACGCGGCGTGGACCCCGATCTGTGATGGTTGTCAGGGCTTCGACACGTTGGCCTGGACGTCCGCGCCAGAAACGGACCACGCGATGCAAGGCGGGGCCGAGATGTTGCCGATGATTGTCGGGGCAGCTGAAGATGTTGATGATACGACCGAGCTTCTTGACCCAGATGACGGGGCAGAAAATGTGGTGTTGGAGGCCGAGGTGCTTGATGACGAGACCGCTTCTGAGGGTGACACGTCAAAACCTTCGTGA
- the dnaN gene encoding DNA polymerase III subunit beta, with protein MKISIERGALLKAVSQAQSVVERRNTIPILANVLIEAEGNSVSFRATDLDIEVVDKTDAMVERAGATTVSAVTLHEIVRKLPDGALVQLTDDGATGRLTVEAGRSNFSLATLPKEDFPVMATSEYSANFSAPAPVLRRLFDKSKFAISTEETRYYLNGVYMHVADAEGGKVLRCVATDGHRLARIDADLPAGAADMPGVIVPRKTVGEMRKLLDDDDATIAVSVSETKIRFATPAITLTSKVIDGTFPDYTRVIPTGNTRKLEVDATEFAQAVDRVATVSSERSRAVKLQLDEDRLILSVNAPDAGAAEEELAVAYSDERLEIGFNAKYLLEIASQVDRENAVFMFNSSGDPTLMREGNDTSAVYVVMPMRV; from the coding sequence ATGAAGATCAGTATCGAACGCGGCGCACTGCTTAAGGCCGTGTCACAGGCGCAATCTGTTGTAGAACGCCGGAACACCATCCCAATCCTTGCCAATGTGCTAATCGAAGCCGAAGGCAACAGCGTTTCATTCCGCGCCACAGACCTGGATATCGAGGTGGTCGACAAGACCGATGCCATGGTCGAACGCGCCGGAGCTACCACCGTTTCCGCTGTGACCCTGCACGAAATTGTGCGCAAACTGCCAGATGGCGCCTTAGTGCAACTGACTGATGATGGCGCAACGGGCCGGTTGACAGTCGAAGCAGGGCGCTCAAATTTCTCGCTCGCCACCCTGCCGAAAGAAGATTTCCCGGTGATGGCGACATCGGAATACTCGGCCAATTTCTCAGCCCCCGCGCCGGTTCTGCGCCGCTTGTTCGACAAGTCGAAATTCGCAATCTCGACAGAAGAGACGCGGTACTATCTGAACGGCGTTTATATGCATGTCGCAGACGCTGAAGGCGGCAAAGTGCTGCGCTGCGTGGCCACCGATGGTCACCGTCTGGCACGGATTGACGCCGACCTTCCTGCAGGGGCTGCGGACATGCCCGGCGTGATCGTACCCCGTAAGACCGTCGGCGAAATGCGCAAACTGTTGGACGATGACGATGCGACCATCGCCGTATCGGTATCTGAGACCAAGATCCGCTTTGCGACACCCGCTATTACGTTGACGTCGAAAGTGATCGACGGGACGTTCCCCGACTACACCCGCGTTATTCCCACCGGCAACACTCGCAAATTGGAAGTCGACGCGACCGAATTTGCGCAGGCCGTTGACCGCGTTGCCACCGTGTCCAGTGAACGGTCGCGGGCAGTGAAGCTGCAACTGGATGAGGATCGCCTGATCCTGTCGGTGAACGCCCCTGACGCCGGCGCTGCCGAAGAAGAACTTGCCGTTGCCTACAGCGACGAGCGGTTGGAAATTGGCTTCAACGCCAAATACCTGCTTGAGATCGCCAGCCAGGTCGATCGTGAAAACGCCGTATTCATGTTCAACTCCTCCGGCGACCCGACCTTGATGCGGGAAGGCAATGACACAAGCGCTGTCTATGTCGTCATGCCGATGCGTGTGTGA
- a CDS encoding LysE family translocator — MTITLTELGFYIVGLYILFLTPGPVWVALVARVMAGGFAQAWPLAMGVAIGDIFWSVLAALGMGWVASSFGGAMLVLKVIAALFFVWLGFTIIRSADHKITKDRKLTRPGIWAGFVAGLIVILANPKAILFYMGVLPGFFDLSRLTTPDIVAIGTASFIVPLTGNLGMAFFIDRARQLLSSPTSLRRMNMAAGSMLILVGIVIPFT; from the coding sequence ATGACCATTACACTGACCGAGCTCGGTTTCTACATCGTCGGGCTTTATATCCTGTTCCTGACCCCCGGTCCGGTCTGGGTGGCACTGGTGGCGCGTGTCATGGCAGGTGGCTTCGCACAGGCCTGGCCGCTGGCAATGGGTGTCGCCATTGGAGATATCTTTTGGTCGGTGCTTGCAGCTCTTGGAATGGGCTGGGTTGCATCAAGCTTTGGTGGGGCGATGCTGGTTCTGAAAGTCATAGCAGCCCTGTTCTTCGTCTGGCTGGGTTTCACGATTATCCGCTCGGCCGACCACAAGATCACCAAAGACCGAAAACTCACCCGCCCCGGCATTTGGGCGGGCTTCGTTGCGGGGCTGATCGTGATCCTTGCCAACCCCAAGGCCATCCTGTTCTACATGGGCGTCCTGCCGGGATTCTTTGACTTGTCCCGCCTGACCACGCCGGACATTGTGGCCATCGGCACAGCGTCTTTCATCGTGCCGCTGACTGGCAATCTTGGCATGGCGTTTTTCATCGACCGCGCCCGGCAATTGCTGTCATCCCCAACCAGCTTGCGCCGCATGAATATGGCGGCAGGCAGTATGCTGATTCTGGTCGGAATCGTCATTCCATTTACGTAA
- the gyrB gene encoding DNA topoisomerase (ATP-hydrolyzing) subunit B → MADDAQSGADYGAESIKVLKGLEAVRKRPGMYIGDTDDGSGLHHMVYEVVDNGIDEALAGHADAVNVTIHADNSVSVSDNGRGIPTDIHQEEGVSAAEVIMTQLHAGGKFDSNSYKVSGGLHGVGVSVVNALSDWLELRIWRNGKEHVARFERGETVEHLKVVGDCGDRTGTEVRFLASTDTFSNLDYQFKTLENRLRELSFLNSGVRIIIEDERPAEKLRTELHYEGGVKEFVKYLDRSKTPLMEEPIFVTGEKDGIGVEVAMWWNDGYHENVLPFTNNIPQRDGGAHLAGFRGALTRTLNLYANSSGLAKKEKVNFTGDDAREGLTCVLSVKVPDPKFSSQTKDKLVSSEVRPAVEGLMNEKLQEWFDENPNIAKMIVGKIIEAALAREAARKAREMTRKKSSLDVASLPGKLADCQERDPAKRELFMVEGDSAGGSAKQGRSRHNQAVLPLRGKILNVERARFDRMLSSQEIGTIITALGTGIGRDEFDISKLRYHKIIIMTDADVDGAHIRTLLLTFFFRQMPELIEGGYLYIAQPPLYKVARGKSEVYVKDQVELEDYLIAQGIEGTVLRLANGEEIAGADLARVVDAARSFRRILDAFPTHYPRNILEQAALAGGFDPGRADADLQAVAESVAARLDKVAVEYERGWQGRITQDHGIRLARILRGVEEIRTLDGAVLRSGEARRLSEVSKETRDIYRDSSNLVRKDREILVQGPIDLLQAILSEGEKGLTLQRYKGLGEMNPDQLWETTLDPEARTLLQVKVEDLADADDLFTKLMGDVVEPRREFIQQNALSVENLDF, encoded by the coding sequence ATGGCTGACGATGCGCAGAGCGGTGCCGACTACGGCGCAGAATCCATTAAAGTTCTCAAAGGGTTAGAGGCTGTTCGGAAGCGCCCGGGCATGTATATCGGTGACACCGATGACGGATCTGGCCTGCACCATATGGTGTATGAGGTCGTGGACAACGGAATTGATGAGGCGCTTGCCGGTCATGCGGACGCCGTGAATGTCACTATTCATGCAGATAACTCTGTTTCCGTATCAGACAACGGACGCGGTATTCCGACCGATATTCATCAGGAAGAAGGTGTTTCGGCAGCCGAGGTCATCATGACCCAGCTTCACGCAGGCGGTAAGTTCGACTCAAACTCCTATAAGGTGTCGGGTGGTTTGCACGGCGTGGGTGTGTCTGTTGTGAACGCATTGTCTGACTGGCTGGAGTTGCGCATCTGGCGAAACGGAAAAGAGCATGTCGCCCGCTTCGAGCGCGGCGAAACTGTCGAGCACCTGAAGGTCGTCGGCGATTGCGGCGACCGTACCGGGACCGAAGTGCGGTTTCTGGCATCGACCGACACATTTTCGAACCTGGATTACCAATTCAAGACGCTGGAAAACCGCTTGCGCGAACTGAGTTTCCTGAACTCCGGCGTGCGGATCATTATCGAAGATGAACGTCCCGCCGAGAAGCTGCGCACTGAGCTGCATTACGAAGGCGGCGTAAAAGAGTTTGTCAAATACCTCGACCGGTCAAAGACACCCTTGATGGAAGAACCCATCTTCGTCACTGGCGAAAAAGATGGGATCGGGGTCGAGGTCGCGATGTGGTGGAATGACGGCTATCACGAGAATGTGCTGCCCTTTACCAACAACATCCCACAACGGGACGGTGGCGCGCATTTGGCGGGTTTCCGGGGTGCTTTAACGCGAACCTTGAACCTCTATGCCAACTCATCCGGGCTTGCGAAGAAAGAGAAGGTGAACTTCACCGGCGACGACGCGCGCGAAGGCCTGACCTGCGTTCTGTCGGTCAAGGTGCCGGACCCGAAGTTTTCGTCCCAGACCAAGGACAAGCTGGTCAGCTCGGAAGTTCGACCCGCAGTCGAAGGCTTGATGAACGAGAAACTGCAGGAGTGGTTCGACGAAAACCCGAACATCGCAAAGATGATCGTTGGCAAGATCATCGAAGCCGCTTTGGCACGCGAAGCCGCCCGCAAAGCGCGCGAAATGACGCGCAAGAAATCCTCGCTGGACGTGGCCTCCCTACCCGGCAAACTTGCCGATTGCCAGGAACGCGACCCCGCCAAGCGTGAACTGTTCATGGTCGAGGGGGACTCGGCCGGTGGATCGGCAAAACAGGGTCGATCCCGCCACAATCAGGCCGTTTTGCCCCTGCGCGGCAAGATTCTGAACGTCGAACGGGCGCGCTTTGACCGAATGCTGTCCAGCCAGGAAATCGGCACCATCATCACCGCCCTGGGCACCGGGATCGGACGGGATGAATTCGACATCTCTAAGCTGCGCTATCACAAGATCATCATCATGACAGATGCAGACGTGGATGGTGCCCACATCCGCACGTTGCTTCTGACCTTCTTCTTCCGCCAGATGCCGGAACTGATTGAAGGCGGTTACCTCTATATTGCGCAGCCGCCGCTCTATAAGGTCGCTCGCGGTAAATCCGAGGTCTATGTGAAAGATCAGGTTGAATTGGAAGATTACCTGATCGCGCAAGGTATCGAGGGCACCGTTCTGCGTCTTGCCAATGGCGAAGAAATCGCAGGCGCTGATCTGGCTCGTGTGGTCGATGCAGCGCGCAGTTTCCGTCGCATTCTGGATGCCTTCCCCACTCATTATCCTCGCAACATCCTGGAACAAGCCGCCCTTGCCGGTGGTTTTGATCCCGGTCGTGCCGATGCTGATCTGCAAGCCGTGGCCGAAAGCGTGGCGGCACGCCTAGATAAGGTTGCCGTTGAATATGAACGCGGTTGGCAGGGTCGGATCACGCAGGATCACGGCATTCGACTGGCGCGCATACTGCGCGGGGTCGAAGAGATCCGCACATTGGACGGCGCTGTTCTTCGCTCGGGCGAGGCGCGCCGCCTGTCAGAAGTCTCAAAAGAGACACGCGACATTTACCGTGACAGTTCAAACCTTGTGCGGAAGGACCGTGAAATCCTTGTGCAGGGGCCGATTGACCTGTTGCAGGCCATTCTTTCCGAAGGCGAAAAAGGTCTGACCCTGCAACGTTACAAGGGGCTGGGCGAAATGAACCCGGATCAGCTTTGGGAAACCACCCTCGACCCCGAAGCCCGCACGTTGCTTCAGGTAAAGGTGGAAGATCTGGCGGATGCCGACGATCTGTTCACAAAGCTGATGGGCGATGTGGTCGAGCCGCGTCGCGAATTTATCCAACAAAACGCCCTATCGGTCGAAAACTTGGATTTCTAG
- a CDS encoding GntG family PLP-dependent aldolase yields the protein MSHIHIDLISDTATRPSAGMWQAMMNAPTGDEQRGEDPTTLALCEKVAHLLGFEDAVFLPSGTMCNQIAFLVHCRPGDEVIAARNAHIVRSEGAGAAALAGAQIHPVDTPNGIFSTKEVAPLMRPQRDRAPVIRMICVEQTTNFGGGAIWPIGTLQDLSALARTEGLVMHMDGARLLNAVIASGHPASTHCNGFDSAWIDLSKGLGCPVGAVLAGSSDFIRQAWIWKHRLGGAMRQSGVLAAAGLYALNHNIGRLEDDHANARLFADLVTNTPGIRVFPEIIESNILFLDIAETGKSTNQINAALLKNGIRLNAESATRFRVVTHIDISREQIQTAANAIKTACIS from the coding sequence ATGTCGCACATCCATATCGACTTGATTTCGGACACGGCCACACGCCCGTCTGCGGGCATGTGGCAGGCGATGATGAACGCCCCAACGGGTGATGAACAGCGTGGCGAAGACCCGACCACGCTGGCGCTGTGCGAAAAGGTTGCACATTTGCTGGGGTTCGAGGATGCGGTTTTTCTCCCCTCGGGCACCATGTGCAATCAGATCGCCTTTCTGGTGCATTGCCGCCCCGGCGACGAGGTCATCGCCGCCCGCAATGCCCATATCGTGCGGTCCGAAGGGGCGGGGGCAGCTGCACTGGCTGGGGCACAGATTCATCCAGTCGATACCCCGAATGGCATCTTCTCGACAAAGGAAGTCGCCCCGTTAATGCGTCCGCAACGCGACCGCGCACCCGTCATCCGTATGATCTGCGTCGAACAGACGACGAATTTCGGTGGCGGCGCGATCTGGCCCATTGGTACGCTGCAAGACCTCTCCGCGCTGGCGCGCACCGAAGGTCTGGTGATGCACATGGACGGCGCGCGGCTGTTGAACGCTGTTATCGCCAGCGGCCACCCCGCCAGCACCCATTGCAACGGCTTCGACAGTGCGTGGATCGACCTGTCAAAAGGCTTAGGCTGTCCCGTGGGTGCGGTGCTTGCGGGCAGTTCCGATTTCATCAGGCAGGCATGGATCTGGAAACATCGTTTGGGTGGTGCAATGCGTCAATCAGGTGTGCTGGCAGCAGCAGGTCTTTATGCGCTGAACCACAATATTGGGCGCTTGGAGGACGACCACGCCAATGCGCGGCTCTTTGCAGATTTAGTGACTAACACACCGGGAATTCGGGTCTTTCCAGAGATCATCGAAAGCAACATTCTATTCCTCGACATCGCTGAAACGGGAAAATCAACCAATCAAATCAATGCGGCCCTCTTGAAAAACGGCATCAGGCTGAACGCCGAATCCGCAACCCGGTTCAGGGTGGTGACGCATATTGATATCTCGCGCGAACAGATCCAAACCGCTGCGAACGCTATCAAAACGGCCTGCATCAGCTAG
- a CDS encoding uroporphyrinogen-III synthase: MSTQKTLVLTRPEQSADQLLDQISESFGPEVPIVCSPIMKISPTGVWPDFVGTDLVIATSVHAIHGPLDGKPVFCVGARTADAAQQAGGDVRHCALDAASLLAWMETQPDPGNVLYLRGSHVATDIPAALAKLSIRARAAQTYRQDDLPLTDAARKVLEGERPAILPLYSPRSARLVGQTLSLVGERLHVITISDAVAEVWRTETGGSCVVVAEPTGEAMADRIIASLRH, translated from the coding sequence ATGTCCACCCAAAAGACGCTGGTACTGACCCGGCCTGAGCAAAGCGCAGATCAGTTGTTGGATCAGATCAGTGAGTCATTCGGTCCGGAAGTGCCTATTGTCTGCTCGCCGATCATGAAAATTTCTCCGACTGGGGTTTGGCCGGACTTTGTTGGCACCGACCTGGTGATCGCAACGTCCGTGCACGCCATTCACGGTCCCCTTGATGGCAAACCTGTCTTTTGTGTTGGTGCGCGCACTGCTGATGCAGCCCAACAGGCCGGCGGAGATGTACGCCATTGCGCGTTGGATGCGGCGTCATTGCTTGCGTGGATGGAGACGCAACCTGATCCGGGCAACGTGCTCTATCTGCGCGGATCTCACGTGGCGACGGATATTCCAGCGGCACTGGCGAAGCTGTCAATCAGGGCTCGTGCCGCTCAAACCTATCGACAAGATGACCTGCCACTGACCGACGCCGCACGAAAGGTGCTGGAAGGGGAGAGGCCCGCGATCCTTCCCCTTTATTCGCCCCGCTCGGCACGATTGGTTGGGCAGACGCTTTCACTTGTCGGGGAGAGGTTACATGTCATCACGATCAGTGACGCAGTGGCCGAAGTTTGGCGCACTGAGACAGGTGGATCGTGTGTCGTGGTCGCCGAACCCACCGGCGAAGCAATGGCGGATCGGATAATTGCGTCCCTGCGACACTGA